ATCACCGGCGACCCGCTCGTTGACCGCATCAAGAAACAGTTCGGCGACGCCATCACCGAAGCCGTCGCCACGCTCGGCCAACAGGTTTTGCGCGTCAAGAAAGATTCGTACCTGACGCTCTGCCGCTTCCTGCGCGATTCGGGCGACGTACGCTTCGATATGTGCAACGACCTGACGGCGGTTCACTGGCCTGAGCGCCAGGGCGAAGAGTTCGAGGTCGTCGTCAACCTCTACTCGGTCGCCTCTAACCGCCGGCTGCGCCTCAAGGTGTCGCTCGCCGATGGCCAATCCTGTCCGAGCATCGCGCCGCTCTGGAGCGGCGCCAACTGGATGGAGCGCGAAGTCTACGACATGTTCGGCATACGCTTTGACGGCCACCCCGATTTGCGGCGCATCCTGCTGCCGCCGGACTGGCCCGGCCACCCGTTGCGCAAAGAGTACCCGATTGAATACCGCGACAACGAGTGGACGGACAAACACCTCGACTATCGCGAAGTGGATTACGACACCAGCTTGATCGATGTGAAGTACCGCGAGCGCCGCTAAGCGCTCACGCTTGAGCCCGGGCGATGGCCAGCCGCAGGCAGGTTGATATGCAAGACCAGGAAGTCATCAACGAACACGAGCCGCTTTTCGACGCCGAAGAGATGGTGCTCAACATGGGGCCGCAGCACCCGAGCACCCACGGCGTCCTGCGCGTCATCCTCAAGCTCGACGGCGAGACCGTCACCGACCTCGACTGTGACATCGGCTTTCTGCACCGCGGCGTCGAGAAGATCGCCGAGCACGACACCTACGCGATGATCACACCCTACTGGGATCGGCTCGATTACGTCGCGGCGGTCTCGAACGACCTGCTCTACGTCGAAGCGGTCGAGAAGCTCTTGCAGGTCGAGGTGCCGAAGCGCGCTCAATACCTGCGGGTCATCCTCACCGAATTGCAGCGCCTGGCCTCGCATCTGCTCTGGCTCGGCACCCACGCGATGGACATCGGCGCGGTGACGGTTTTGCTCTACTGCTTCCGCGAGCGCGAAGAGATTCTGAAGCTCTTTGAAGATTTCATCGGCGCGCGCCTGACCGCGCATGCGTTCCGCATCGGCGGCTTCTGGTGGGACGCTTACCCGGAATTCGAGCAGCGCGTCCGCGACTTCCTGAAGATTCTGCCGTCGCGCATCGAAGAGTACGAAACGTTACTAAACGCCAATCGCATCTGGTTGCAGCGCACCGTCGGCATCGGCATCATCTCGTCGGAAGACGCCATTGACCTGAGCCTGACCGGCCCCTGCCTGCGCGGCTCGGGCGTGCGCTACGACGTGCGCAAGGCAACGCCTTACGCGGCCTATTCCGACTTTAACTTCGAGATTCCCATCGGCGAGAACGGCGACACCTATGACCGTTACCTCGTCCGCCTGGAAGAGATGAAGCAGTCGGCGCTGATCATCGAGCAGGCGCTCGACGGCCTGCCCGAAGGCCCGGTGATGGCCAAGGTGCCGAAGATCATCAAGCCGCCGGTGGGCGATGTCTATCACACCATCGAAGCGCCCAAAGGCGAGCTCGGCGTCTATCTGGTGAGCGACGGCACGGGCAAGCCATATCGCATGCGCGTTCGCCCGGCGTCATACATCAATTTGCAATCGCTCAAGAAGATGGCCGTCGGCCACCTGATTGCCGACGTCGTCGCCATCATCGGCACGCTCGACATCGTGCTCGGCGAAGTGGATAGATGAAAGTGACAAGTGACAAGTGACAAGTGACAAGATGAACCGCTTGGCTTCTTTCTTGTCACTTGTCACTTGTCACTTGTCACTGAAGCAGATTATGAACGTCATCATCACAACCCTGCTGTTTGCCGCGCCGGAGTGGGTGCGGACGGCGATCACCCGCGAGCGCCAGCCGAACGTCTTCTGGTCGGAATATGTCGTCTGGCCGCTGATTCAAATCCTCATCGTGCTGTTCATCGTGCTTACGGTCGTCGCCTATCTGGTCTGGGTCGAGCGCAAAGTGTCGGCCTTCATGCAAGCGCGGCTCGGCCCGATGCGCGTCGGCCCGTGGGGATTGTTGCAGCCGCTCGCCGATGGCTTGAAGCTGCTGCTCAAAGAAGACCTGATCCCGAGCAAGGCCGATCAAAGCGTCTTCACCATCGCGCCCATCATCTCGGTGGTCGCGGCGTTTGTCGTGCTGGCCGTGATTCCGTGGGGTTCAACCTGGGCGACCATCGCCAACATCAACATCGGATTATTGTTCGTGCTGGCGGTCTCGTCCATCAGCGTGCTGGGGCTGGTGCTGGCCGGC
Above is a window of Blastocatellia bacterium DNA encoding:
- a CDS encoding NADH-quinone oxidoreductase subunit C: PPRAPAAEGAGAKAAPPAGQKPAPPPRKGPAITTEITGDPLVDRIKKQFGDAITEAVATLGQQVLRVKKDSYLTLCRFLRDSGDVRFDMCNDLTAVHWPERQGEEFEVVVNLYSVASNRRLRLKVSLADGQSCPSIAPLWSGANWMEREVYDMFGIRFDGHPDLRRILLPPDWPGHPLRKEYPIEYRDNEWTDKHLDYREVDYDTSLIDVKYRERR
- a CDS encoding NADH-quinone oxidoreductase subunit D, with amino-acid sequence MQDQEVINEHEPLFDAEEMVLNMGPQHPSTHGVLRVILKLDGETVTDLDCDIGFLHRGVEKIAEHDTYAMITPYWDRLDYVAAVSNDLLYVEAVEKLLQVEVPKRAQYLRVILTELQRLASHLLWLGTHAMDIGAVTVLLYCFREREEILKLFEDFIGARLTAHAFRIGGFWWDAYPEFEQRVRDFLKILPSRIEEYETLLNANRIWLQRTVGIGIISSEDAIDLSLTGPCLRGSGVRYDVRKATPYAAYSDFNFEIPIGENGDTYDRYLVRLEEMKQSALIIEQALDGLPEGPVMAKVPKIIKPPVGDVYHTIEAPKGELGVYLVSDGTGKPYRMRVRPASYINLQSLKKMAVGHLIADVVAIIGTLDIVLGEVDR